A genomic region of Ovis canadensis isolate MfBH-ARS-UI-01 breed Bighorn chromosome 9, ARS-UI_OviCan_v2, whole genome shotgun sequence contains the following coding sequences:
- the RECQL4 gene encoding ATP-dependent DNA helicase Q4 isoform X2: MERLRDVRERLQAWERAFRRQSGRRPSKEDVEAAPEETRALYREYRSLKKALGQAGGVEPHSSGQSLPAAAEQMLEPSCWGNHLNRAATQSPHPPSRWSPQESAQDYGKRLKANLKGSLQARSTLGRIPRLAQRSSSKIPSPEPPGAAAAPISPENVNQVLPQPPRPQLRPGRLQQLRASLSLRLSSLDPEWLQRCHNRTPDFLEVSRTCQPGLGAEDSQLLTPAVASVLSLSAGPEVPLQGPEAPALPAAGVSAGKCQPGDRQGKKRRQSGELEGSLAQTQQGTDQAGPMPEGAGAAGPAEDCTEQPVKTQPPGRTPASRSVQDRGNYVRLNMKQRRYVRGRALRGRLLRKQAWKQKWQKKEECFGGGQPRGPAQDSCSQHGQLSHWASRCSQPEPLLAPQKEDVKVDGAQTQPTLQEASLRTGAACCQLSGEEDAEPGAPELLVPTGPSVSRMPCPPLSVPPLYPPGPSGQVADTPAEVFQALEQLGHHAFYPGQEPVIMRILSGMSTLLVLPTGAGKSLCYQLPALLYFRRSPCLTLVISPLMSLMDDQLSGLPPGLKGACIHSGMTKKQRDSALQKARAARVQVLMLSPEAVVGPRAGTLLSQLPPVAFACLDEAHCLSQWSHNFRPCYLRVCQTLRDQMGVHCFLGLTATATRSTALDVAWHLGVTEESVLRGPATIPANLHLSVSSDRDPDQALVTLLQSDRFRALDSIIIYCHRREDTERVAALLRTCLCEARDPGPHGRALEAVAEAYHAGLCSQDRRRVQRAFMEGRLRVVVATVAFGMGLDRPDVRAVLHLGLPPSFENYVQAVGRAGRDGQPAHCHLFLRPQGQDLRELRRHVHANAVDFFTVKRLVQRVFPPCSCARQPPEQEGGRSKEECLAGAPVAASAQDPGQPSVPHTPQCPGHERVLPVQPTVQALDMPEEGEEQGHARQGWGSHRPRVSSAFPAAIETLLCYLELHPRRWLKLVAPTYARCHLRWPGGPTQLQTLARRCPPLALCLAQQHPDTKGGCSSVELDLVKLADSMGWELGPVRRALLQLQWEPEPKTGVPRGTGVLVEFREMAFHLYSPGDLTAQERDQICDFLHSRVQAREQEALAHLHHTFRAFHSMAFPSCGPCLEQPDWERSSRLKALLSHYFEESEQPGGLETEDDPELGQDRLQDWEDQIRRDIRQLLSSWPEQRFSGRAVARIFHGIGSPCYPAQVFGRDRRFWRKYLHLSFPALMHLATQELLLWGR; this comes from the exons ATGGAGCGGCTGCGGGACGTGCGGGAGCGGCTGCAGGCGTGGGAGCGCGCGTTTCGGCGGCAGAGCGGGCGGCGGCCGAGCAAG GAAGACGTGGAAGCGGCGCCCGAGGAGACCCGCG CGCTGTACCGAGAGTACCGCTCCCTGAAGAAAGCACTGGGCCAGGCCGGCGGCGTCGAGCCTCACAGCTCGGGGCAATCGCTTCCCGCCGCTGCCGAGCAG ATGTTGGAACCCAGTTGCTGGGGGAACCACTTGAATCGGGCTGCGACCCAGAGTCCCCATCCTCCCTCAAGGTGGAGCCCTCAGGAGTCTGCGCAGGACTATGGGAAGAGGCTTAAGGCCAACTTAAAGGGCAGTCTGCAG GCTAGGTCAACCCTGGGCCGGATACCCCGGCTTGCACAAAGATCCTCCTCCAAGATCCCTTCACCGGAGCCACCAGGCGCAGCAGCTGCCCCCATCTCTCCAGAAAATGTCAATCAGGTGCTCCCTCAGCCTCCCAGGCCCCAGCTGAGGCCAGGCCGGCTCCAGCAGCTGAGGGCATCCCTGAGCCTGCGACTGAGCTCCCTCGACCCTGAGTGGCTGCAGCGGTGTCACAACAGGACCCCAGATTTTCTGGAGGTTTCCAGGACCTGCCAGCCTGGCCTGGGTGCGGAGGATTCACAGCTTCTGACTCCAGCTGTTGCATCTGTCCTTAGCCTCAGCGCTGGTCCTGAGGTACCTTTGCAGGGCCCAGAGGCTCCAGCCCTACCAGCAGCTGGTGTCAGTGCAGGGAAGTGTCAGCCTGGTGACCGTCAAGGCAAGAAGCGGAGACAGAGTGGGGAGCTGGAGGGAAGCCTTGCACAGACCCAGCAGGGCACCGACCAAGCAGGACCCATGCCTGAGGGAGCTGGGGCTGCAGGGCCTGCAGAAGACTGTACAGAGCAGCCTGTGAAGACACAGCCCCCAGGCAGGACCCCAGCCTCCAG ATCTGTCCAGGACAGGGGGAACTATGTGCGGCTCAACATGAAGCAGCGACGCTATGTGCGGGGCCGGGCCCTGCGGGGCAGGCTCCTTCGCAAGCAG GCATGGAAGCAGAAGTGGCAGAAAAAAGAGGAGTGTTTTGGGGGTGGTCAGCCCAGAGGTCCAGCTCAGGATTCTTGCTCCCAGCATGGGCAGCTCAGCCACTGGGCGTCCCGATGCTCTCAGCCCG AACCTCTCCTGGCACCTCAGAAGGAGGATGTCAAGGTGGATGGTGCACAGACCCAGCCCACATTACAGGAAGCATCCCTGAGGACAGGTGCAGCCTGCTGCCAACTCTCTG GTGAAGAAGACGCTGAGCCTGGGGCACCTGAGCTGTTGGTGCCCACGGGGCCATCTGTGTCCAGGATGCCCTGTCCACCTCTTTCCGTGCCTCCACTCTACCCACCGGGGCCCTCGGGTCAGGTGGCAG ACACGCCGGCTGAGGTGTTTCAGGCCCTGGAGCAACTGGGGCACCACGCCTTCTACCCCGGGCAGGAGCCTGTGATCATGCGGATCCTGTCTG GTATGTCCACCCTGCTGGTGCTGCCTACGGGGGCTGGCAAGTCCCTGTGCTACCAGCTCCCAGCGCTGCTCTACTTCCGGCGAAGCCCCTGCCTCACCCTGGTCATCTCTCCTCTCATGTCACTCATGGATGACCAG CTCTCTGGCCTGCCCCCTGGCTTGAAGGGGGCCTGCATTCACTCGGGGATGACCAAGAAGCAGCGGGACTCTGCCCTGCAGAAG GCTCGTGCAGCCCGCGTGCAGGTGCTGATGCTGTCCCCAGAGGCAGTGGTTGGGCCCAGGGCTGGCACCCTCCTCTCTCAGCTGCCGCCGGTCGCCTTTGCCTGCCTCGATGAGGCCCACTGCCTCTCTCAGTGGTCCCACAACTTCCGGCCCTGTTACTTGCGTGTCTGTCAG ACGCTGCGGGACCAGATGGGCGTCCACTGCTTCCTGGGCCTTACAGCCACGGCCACACGCAGCACTGCCCTCGACGTGGCCTGGCACCTGGGCGTGACCGAGGAGTCTGTGCTCAGAGGGCCAGCTACCATTCCTGCCAACCTGCACCTCTCTGTGTCCTCAGACAGGGACCCGGACCAG GCGCTGGTGACTCTGCTGCAGAGTGACCGTTTCCGGGCTCTGGACTCCATCATCATCTACTGCCACAGGCGAGAGGACACAGAGCGTGTCGCCGCCCTGCTGCGCACCTGCCTGTGCGAGGCCCGGGATCCGGGGCCCCATG GCAGAGCGCTGGAGGCCGTGGCCGAGGCCTACCATGCTGGCCTGTGCAGCCAAGATCGGCGACGGGTGCAGCGGGCCTTCATGGAGGGCCGGCTGCGCGTGGTGGTGGCCACAGTGGCCTTCGGGATGGGGCTGGACCGGCCGGACGTGCGGGCTGTGTTGCACCTGGGCCTGCCCCCCAGCTTTGAGAACTACGTGCAGGCGGTGGGCCGCGCAGGGCGTGACGGGCAGCCGGCACACTGCCACCTCTTCCTCCGGCCTCAG GGCCAGGACCTGCGGGAGCTACGCAGACACGTACACGCCAACGCCGTGGATTTCTTCACTGTGAAGAGGCTTGTGCAGcgtgtgttccctccctgctcttGTGCCCGGCAGCCCCCAGAGCAGGAGGGTGGCAGGAGCAAGGAAGAGTGCTTGGCCGGGGCCCCTGTAGCTGCGAGTGCCCAGGATCCTGGCCAGCCCAGCGTtccacacacaccccagtgcCCAGGCCATGAGCGGGTGCTCCCAGTGCAGCCAACCGTGCAGGCCCTGGATATGCCGGAGGAGGGTGAGGAGCAGGGGCATGCGCGGCAGGGCTGGGGGTCCCACAGGCCCCGAGTGAGCTCTGCTTTTCCCGCAGCCATAGAGACGCTGCTGTGCTACCTGGAGCTGCACCCACGGCGCTGGCTGAAGCTGGTGGCACCCACCTATGCCCGCTGCCACCTGCGCTGGCCCGGGGGGCCCACCCAGCTCCAGACCCTGGCCCGCAG GTGCCCCCCACTGGCTCTGTGCTTGGCCCAGCAGCACCCTGACACGAAGGGGGgatgcagttctgtggagttggATCTGGTCAAGCTGGCGGACTCTAtgggctgggagctgggcccTGTGCGGCGAGCTCTCCTCCAGCTGCAGTGGGAACCAGAGCCCAAGACAG GTGTGCCCCGGGGCACTGGGGTGCTGGTGGAGTTCAGAGAGATGGCCTTCCACCTGTACAGCCCGGGGGACCTGACGGCCCAGGAGAGGGACCAGATCTGCGACTTCCTACACAGCCGTGTGCAGGCCCGAGAACAAGAGGCCCTGGCCCACCTGCACCACACCTTCCGGGCTTTTCACAG CATGGCCTTCCCCAGCTGTGGGCCATGCCTGGAACAGCCCGACTGGGAGCGCAGCAGCAGGCTCAAGGCCTTGCTCAGTCACTACTTTGAAGAGTCAGAACAGCCAGGGGgcctggagacagaggatgaCCCCGAGCTGGGACAGGACAGG CTCCAGGACTGGGAAGATCAGATCCGCCGAGACATACGCCAGCTCCTGTCCTCCTGGCCAGAGCAGCGGTTCTCAGGCAGGGCTGTGGCCCGCATCTTCCACGGCATCG GGAGCCCCTGCTATCCGGCCCAGGTGTTTGGGCGGGACCGGCGCTTCTGGAGGAAGTACCTGCACCTGAGCTTCCCTGCCCTCATGCACCTGGCCACGCAGGAGCTCCTGCTGTGGGGCCGCTGA
- the RECQL4 gene encoding ATP-dependent DNA helicase Q4 isoform X3: MERLRDVRERLQAWERAFRRQSGRRPSKEDVEAAPEETRALYREYRSLKKALGQAGGVEPHSSGQSLPAAAEQMLEPSCWGNHLNRAATQSPHPPSRWSPQESAQDYGKRLKANLKGSLQARSTLGRIPRLAQRSSSKIPSPEPPGAAAAPISPENVNQVLPQPPRPQLRPGRLQQLRASLSLRLSSLDPEWLQRCHNRTPDFLEVSRTCQPGLGAEDSQLLTPAVASVLSLSAGPEVPLQGPEAPALPAAGVSAGKCQPGDRQGKKRRQSGELEGSLAQTQQGTDQAGPMPEGAGAAGPAEDCTEQPVKTQPPGRTPASRSVQDRGNYVRLNMKQRRYVRGRALRGRLLRKQAWKQKWQKKEECFGGGQPRGPAQDSCSQHGQLSHWASRCSQPEPLLAPQKEDVKVDGAQTQPTLQEASLRTGAACCQLSAGEEDAEPGAPELLVPTGPSVSRMPCPPLSVPPLYPPGPSGQVADTPAEVFQALEQLGHHAFYPGQEPVIMRILSGMSTLLVLPTGAGKSLCYQLPALLYFRRSPCLTLVISPLMSLMDDQLSGLPPGLKGACIHSGMTKKQRDSALQKARAARVQVLMLSPEAVVGPRAGTLLSQLPPVAFACLDEAHCLSQWSHNFRPCYLRVCQTLRDQMGVHCFLGLTATATRSTALDVAWHLGVTEESVLRGPATIPANLHLSVSSDRDPDQALVTLLQSDRFRALDSIIIYCHRREDTERVAALLRTCLCEARDPGPHGRALEAVAEAYHAGLCSQDRRRVQRAFMEGRLRVVVATVAFGMGLDRPDVRAVLHLGLPPSFENYVQAVGRAGRDGQPAHCHLFLRPQGQDLRELRRHVHANAVDFFTVKRLVQRVFPPCSCARQPPEQEGGRSKEECLAGAPVAASAQDPGQPSVPHTPQCPGHERVLPVQPTVQALDMPEEAIETLLCYLELHPRRWLKLVAPTYARCHLRWPGGPTQLQTLARRCPPLALCLAQQHPDTKGGCSSVELDLVKLADSMGWELGPVRRALLQLQWEPEPKTGVPRGTGVLVEFREMAFHLYSPGDLTAQERDQICDFLHSRVQAREQEALAHLHHTFRAFHSMAFPSCGPCLEQPDWERSSRLKALLSHYFEESEQPGGLETEDDPELGQDRLQDWEDQIRRDIRQLLSSWPEQRFSGRAVARIFHGIGSPCYPAQVFGRDRRFWRKYLHLSFPALMHLATQELLLWGR, encoded by the exons ATGGAGCGGCTGCGGGACGTGCGGGAGCGGCTGCAGGCGTGGGAGCGCGCGTTTCGGCGGCAGAGCGGGCGGCGGCCGAGCAAG GAAGACGTGGAAGCGGCGCCCGAGGAGACCCGCG CGCTGTACCGAGAGTACCGCTCCCTGAAGAAAGCACTGGGCCAGGCCGGCGGCGTCGAGCCTCACAGCTCGGGGCAATCGCTTCCCGCCGCTGCCGAGCAG ATGTTGGAACCCAGTTGCTGGGGGAACCACTTGAATCGGGCTGCGACCCAGAGTCCCCATCCTCCCTCAAGGTGGAGCCCTCAGGAGTCTGCGCAGGACTATGGGAAGAGGCTTAAGGCCAACTTAAAGGGCAGTCTGCAG GCTAGGTCAACCCTGGGCCGGATACCCCGGCTTGCACAAAGATCCTCCTCCAAGATCCCTTCACCGGAGCCACCAGGCGCAGCAGCTGCCCCCATCTCTCCAGAAAATGTCAATCAGGTGCTCCCTCAGCCTCCCAGGCCCCAGCTGAGGCCAGGCCGGCTCCAGCAGCTGAGGGCATCCCTGAGCCTGCGACTGAGCTCCCTCGACCCTGAGTGGCTGCAGCGGTGTCACAACAGGACCCCAGATTTTCTGGAGGTTTCCAGGACCTGCCAGCCTGGCCTGGGTGCGGAGGATTCACAGCTTCTGACTCCAGCTGTTGCATCTGTCCTTAGCCTCAGCGCTGGTCCTGAGGTACCTTTGCAGGGCCCAGAGGCTCCAGCCCTACCAGCAGCTGGTGTCAGTGCAGGGAAGTGTCAGCCTGGTGACCGTCAAGGCAAGAAGCGGAGACAGAGTGGGGAGCTGGAGGGAAGCCTTGCACAGACCCAGCAGGGCACCGACCAAGCAGGACCCATGCCTGAGGGAGCTGGGGCTGCAGGGCCTGCAGAAGACTGTACAGAGCAGCCTGTGAAGACACAGCCCCCAGGCAGGACCCCAGCCTCCAG ATCTGTCCAGGACAGGGGGAACTATGTGCGGCTCAACATGAAGCAGCGACGCTATGTGCGGGGCCGGGCCCTGCGGGGCAGGCTCCTTCGCAAGCAG GCATGGAAGCAGAAGTGGCAGAAAAAAGAGGAGTGTTTTGGGGGTGGTCAGCCCAGAGGTCCAGCTCAGGATTCTTGCTCCCAGCATGGGCAGCTCAGCCACTGGGCGTCCCGATGCTCTCAGCCCG AACCTCTCCTGGCACCTCAGAAGGAGGATGTCAAGGTGGATGGTGCACAGACCCAGCCCACATTACAGGAAGCATCCCTGAGGACAGGTGCAGCCTGCTGCCAACTCTCTG CAGGTGAAGAAGACGCTGAGCCTGGGGCACCTGAGCTGTTGGTGCCCACGGGGCCATCTGTGTCCAGGATGCCCTGTCCACCTCTTTCCGTGCCTCCACTCTACCCACCGGGGCCCTCGGGTCAGGTGGCAG ACACGCCGGCTGAGGTGTTTCAGGCCCTGGAGCAACTGGGGCACCACGCCTTCTACCCCGGGCAGGAGCCTGTGATCATGCGGATCCTGTCTG GTATGTCCACCCTGCTGGTGCTGCCTACGGGGGCTGGCAAGTCCCTGTGCTACCAGCTCCCAGCGCTGCTCTACTTCCGGCGAAGCCCCTGCCTCACCCTGGTCATCTCTCCTCTCATGTCACTCATGGATGACCAG CTCTCTGGCCTGCCCCCTGGCTTGAAGGGGGCCTGCATTCACTCGGGGATGACCAAGAAGCAGCGGGACTCTGCCCTGCAGAAG GCTCGTGCAGCCCGCGTGCAGGTGCTGATGCTGTCCCCAGAGGCAGTGGTTGGGCCCAGGGCTGGCACCCTCCTCTCTCAGCTGCCGCCGGTCGCCTTTGCCTGCCTCGATGAGGCCCACTGCCTCTCTCAGTGGTCCCACAACTTCCGGCCCTGTTACTTGCGTGTCTGTCAG ACGCTGCGGGACCAGATGGGCGTCCACTGCTTCCTGGGCCTTACAGCCACGGCCACACGCAGCACTGCCCTCGACGTGGCCTGGCACCTGGGCGTGACCGAGGAGTCTGTGCTCAGAGGGCCAGCTACCATTCCTGCCAACCTGCACCTCTCTGTGTCCTCAGACAGGGACCCGGACCAG GCGCTGGTGACTCTGCTGCAGAGTGACCGTTTCCGGGCTCTGGACTCCATCATCATCTACTGCCACAGGCGAGAGGACACAGAGCGTGTCGCCGCCCTGCTGCGCACCTGCCTGTGCGAGGCCCGGGATCCGGGGCCCCATG GCAGAGCGCTGGAGGCCGTGGCCGAGGCCTACCATGCTGGCCTGTGCAGCCAAGATCGGCGACGGGTGCAGCGGGCCTTCATGGAGGGCCGGCTGCGCGTGGTGGTGGCCACAGTGGCCTTCGGGATGGGGCTGGACCGGCCGGACGTGCGGGCTGTGTTGCACCTGGGCCTGCCCCCCAGCTTTGAGAACTACGTGCAGGCGGTGGGCCGCGCAGGGCGTGACGGGCAGCCGGCACACTGCCACCTCTTCCTCCGGCCTCAG GGCCAGGACCTGCGGGAGCTACGCAGACACGTACACGCCAACGCCGTGGATTTCTTCACTGTGAAGAGGCTTGTGCAGcgtgtgttccctccctgctcttGTGCCCGGCAGCCCCCAGAGCAGGAGGGTGGCAGGAGCAAGGAAGAGTGCTTGGCCGGGGCCCCTGTAGCTGCGAGTGCCCAGGATCCTGGCCAGCCCAGCGTtccacacacaccccagtgcCCAGGCCATGAGCGGGTGCTCCCAGTGCAGCCAACCGTGCAGGCCCTGGATATGCCGGAGGAGG CCATAGAGACGCTGCTGTGCTACCTGGAGCTGCACCCACGGCGCTGGCTGAAGCTGGTGGCACCCACCTATGCCCGCTGCCACCTGCGCTGGCCCGGGGGGCCCACCCAGCTCCAGACCCTGGCCCGCAG GTGCCCCCCACTGGCTCTGTGCTTGGCCCAGCAGCACCCTGACACGAAGGGGGgatgcagttctgtggagttggATCTGGTCAAGCTGGCGGACTCTAtgggctgggagctgggcccTGTGCGGCGAGCTCTCCTCCAGCTGCAGTGGGAACCAGAGCCCAAGACAG GTGTGCCCCGGGGCACTGGGGTGCTGGTGGAGTTCAGAGAGATGGCCTTCCACCTGTACAGCCCGGGGGACCTGACGGCCCAGGAGAGGGACCAGATCTGCGACTTCCTACACAGCCGTGTGCAGGCCCGAGAACAAGAGGCCCTGGCCCACCTGCACCACACCTTCCGGGCTTTTCACAG CATGGCCTTCCCCAGCTGTGGGCCATGCCTGGAACAGCCCGACTGGGAGCGCAGCAGCAGGCTCAAGGCCTTGCTCAGTCACTACTTTGAAGAGTCAGAACAGCCAGGGGgcctggagacagaggatgaCCCCGAGCTGGGACAGGACAGG CTCCAGGACTGGGAAGATCAGATCCGCCGAGACATACGCCAGCTCCTGTCCTCCTGGCCAGAGCAGCGGTTCTCAGGCAGGGCTGTGGCCCGCATCTTCCACGGCATCG GGAGCCCCTGCTATCCGGCCCAGGTGTTTGGGCGGGACCGGCGCTTCTGGAGGAAGTACCTGCACCTGAGCTTCCCTGCCCTCATGCACCTGGCCACGCAGGAGCTCCTGCTGTGGGGCCGCTGA
- the RECQL4 gene encoding ATP-dependent DNA helicase Q4 isoform X4 → MERLRDVRERLQAWERAFRRQSGRRPSKEDVEAAPEETRALYREYRSLKKALGQAGGVEPHSSGQSLPAAAEQMLEPSCWGNHLNRAATQSPHPPSRWSPQESAQDYGKRLKANLKGSLQARSTLGRIPRLAQRSSSKIPSPEPPGAAAAPISPENVNQVLPQPPRPQLRPGRLQQLRASLSLRLSSLDPEWLQRCHNRTPDFLEVSRTCQPGLGAEDSQLLTPAVASVLSLSAGPEVPLQGPEAPALPAAGVSAGKCQPGDRQGKKRRQSGELEGSLAQTQQGTDQAGPMPEGAGAAGPAEDCTEQPVKTQPPGRTPASRSVQDRGNYVRLNMKQRRYVRGRALRGRLLRKQAWKQKWQKKEECFGGGQPRGPAQDSCSQHGQLSHWASRCSQPEPLLAPQKEDVKVDGAQTQPTLQEASLRTGAACCQLSGEEDAEPGAPELLVPTGPSVSRMPCPPLSVPPLYPPGPSGQVADTPAEVFQALEQLGHHAFYPGQEPVIMRILSGMSTLLVLPTGAGKSLCYQLPALLYFRRSPCLTLVISPLMSLMDDQLSGLPPGLKGACIHSGMTKKQRDSALQKARAARVQVLMLSPEAVVGPRAGTLLSQLPPVAFACLDEAHCLSQWSHNFRPCYLRVCQTLRDQMGVHCFLGLTATATRSTALDVAWHLGVTEESVLRGPATIPANLHLSVSSDRDPDQALVTLLQSDRFRALDSIIIYCHRREDTERVAALLRTCLCEARDPGPHGRALEAVAEAYHAGLCSQDRRRVQRAFMEGRLRVVVATVAFGMGLDRPDVRAVLHLGLPPSFENYVQAVGRAGRDGQPAHCHLFLRPQGQDLRELRRHVHANAVDFFTVKRLVQRVFPPCSCARQPPEQEGGRSKEECLAGAPVAASAQDPGQPSVPHTPQCPGHERVLPVQPTVQALDMPEEAIETLLCYLELHPRRWLKLVAPTYARCHLRWPGGPTQLQTLARRCPPLALCLAQQHPDTKGGCSSVELDLVKLADSMGWELGPVRRALLQLQWEPEPKTGVPRGTGVLVEFREMAFHLYSPGDLTAQERDQICDFLHSRVQAREQEALAHLHHTFRAFHSMAFPSCGPCLEQPDWERSSRLKALLSHYFEESEQPGGLETEDDPELGQDRLQDWEDQIRRDIRQLLSSWPEQRFSGRAVARIFHGIGSPCYPAQVFGRDRRFWRKYLHLSFPALMHLATQELLLWGR, encoded by the exons ATGGAGCGGCTGCGGGACGTGCGGGAGCGGCTGCAGGCGTGGGAGCGCGCGTTTCGGCGGCAGAGCGGGCGGCGGCCGAGCAAG GAAGACGTGGAAGCGGCGCCCGAGGAGACCCGCG CGCTGTACCGAGAGTACCGCTCCCTGAAGAAAGCACTGGGCCAGGCCGGCGGCGTCGAGCCTCACAGCTCGGGGCAATCGCTTCCCGCCGCTGCCGAGCAG ATGTTGGAACCCAGTTGCTGGGGGAACCACTTGAATCGGGCTGCGACCCAGAGTCCCCATCCTCCCTCAAGGTGGAGCCCTCAGGAGTCTGCGCAGGACTATGGGAAGAGGCTTAAGGCCAACTTAAAGGGCAGTCTGCAG GCTAGGTCAACCCTGGGCCGGATACCCCGGCTTGCACAAAGATCCTCCTCCAAGATCCCTTCACCGGAGCCACCAGGCGCAGCAGCTGCCCCCATCTCTCCAGAAAATGTCAATCAGGTGCTCCCTCAGCCTCCCAGGCCCCAGCTGAGGCCAGGCCGGCTCCAGCAGCTGAGGGCATCCCTGAGCCTGCGACTGAGCTCCCTCGACCCTGAGTGGCTGCAGCGGTGTCACAACAGGACCCCAGATTTTCTGGAGGTTTCCAGGACCTGCCAGCCTGGCCTGGGTGCGGAGGATTCACAGCTTCTGACTCCAGCTGTTGCATCTGTCCTTAGCCTCAGCGCTGGTCCTGAGGTACCTTTGCAGGGCCCAGAGGCTCCAGCCCTACCAGCAGCTGGTGTCAGTGCAGGGAAGTGTCAGCCTGGTGACCGTCAAGGCAAGAAGCGGAGACAGAGTGGGGAGCTGGAGGGAAGCCTTGCACAGACCCAGCAGGGCACCGACCAAGCAGGACCCATGCCTGAGGGAGCTGGGGCTGCAGGGCCTGCAGAAGACTGTACAGAGCAGCCTGTGAAGACACAGCCCCCAGGCAGGACCCCAGCCTCCAG ATCTGTCCAGGACAGGGGGAACTATGTGCGGCTCAACATGAAGCAGCGACGCTATGTGCGGGGCCGGGCCCTGCGGGGCAGGCTCCTTCGCAAGCAG GCATGGAAGCAGAAGTGGCAGAAAAAAGAGGAGTGTTTTGGGGGTGGTCAGCCCAGAGGTCCAGCTCAGGATTCTTGCTCCCAGCATGGGCAGCTCAGCCACTGGGCGTCCCGATGCTCTCAGCCCG AACCTCTCCTGGCACCTCAGAAGGAGGATGTCAAGGTGGATGGTGCACAGACCCAGCCCACATTACAGGAAGCATCCCTGAGGACAGGTGCAGCCTGCTGCCAACTCTCTG GTGAAGAAGACGCTGAGCCTGGGGCACCTGAGCTGTTGGTGCCCACGGGGCCATCTGTGTCCAGGATGCCCTGTCCACCTCTTTCCGTGCCTCCACTCTACCCACCGGGGCCCTCGGGTCAGGTGGCAG ACACGCCGGCTGAGGTGTTTCAGGCCCTGGAGCAACTGGGGCACCACGCCTTCTACCCCGGGCAGGAGCCTGTGATCATGCGGATCCTGTCTG GTATGTCCACCCTGCTGGTGCTGCCTACGGGGGCTGGCAAGTCCCTGTGCTACCAGCTCCCAGCGCTGCTCTACTTCCGGCGAAGCCCCTGCCTCACCCTGGTCATCTCTCCTCTCATGTCACTCATGGATGACCAG CTCTCTGGCCTGCCCCCTGGCTTGAAGGGGGCCTGCATTCACTCGGGGATGACCAAGAAGCAGCGGGACTCTGCCCTGCAGAAG GCTCGTGCAGCCCGCGTGCAGGTGCTGATGCTGTCCCCAGAGGCAGTGGTTGGGCCCAGGGCTGGCACCCTCCTCTCTCAGCTGCCGCCGGTCGCCTTTGCCTGCCTCGATGAGGCCCACTGCCTCTCTCAGTGGTCCCACAACTTCCGGCCCTGTTACTTGCGTGTCTGTCAG ACGCTGCGGGACCAGATGGGCGTCCACTGCTTCCTGGGCCTTACAGCCACGGCCACACGCAGCACTGCCCTCGACGTGGCCTGGCACCTGGGCGTGACCGAGGAGTCTGTGCTCAGAGGGCCAGCTACCATTCCTGCCAACCTGCACCTCTCTGTGTCCTCAGACAGGGACCCGGACCAG GCGCTGGTGACTCTGCTGCAGAGTGACCGTTTCCGGGCTCTGGACTCCATCATCATCTACTGCCACAGGCGAGAGGACACAGAGCGTGTCGCCGCCCTGCTGCGCACCTGCCTGTGCGAGGCCCGGGATCCGGGGCCCCATG GCAGAGCGCTGGAGGCCGTGGCCGAGGCCTACCATGCTGGCCTGTGCAGCCAAGATCGGCGACGGGTGCAGCGGGCCTTCATGGAGGGCCGGCTGCGCGTGGTGGTGGCCACAGTGGCCTTCGGGATGGGGCTGGACCGGCCGGACGTGCGGGCTGTGTTGCACCTGGGCCTGCCCCCCAGCTTTGAGAACTACGTGCAGGCGGTGGGCCGCGCAGGGCGTGACGGGCAGCCGGCACACTGCCACCTCTTCCTCCGGCCTCAG GGCCAGGACCTGCGGGAGCTACGCAGACACGTACACGCCAACGCCGTGGATTTCTTCACTGTGAAGAGGCTTGTGCAGcgtgtgttccctccctgctcttGTGCCCGGCAGCCCCCAGAGCAGGAGGGTGGCAGGAGCAAGGAAGAGTGCTTGGCCGGGGCCCCTGTAGCTGCGAGTGCCCAGGATCCTGGCCAGCCCAGCGTtccacacacaccccagtgcCCAGGCCATGAGCGGGTGCTCCCAGTGCAGCCAACCGTGCAGGCCCTGGATATGCCGGAGGAGG CCATAGAGACGCTGCTGTGCTACCTGGAGCTGCACCCACGGCGCTGGCTGAAGCTGGTGGCACCCACCTATGCCCGCTGCCACCTGCGCTGGCCCGGGGGGCCCACCCAGCTCCAGACCCTGGCCCGCAG GTGCCCCCCACTGGCTCTGTGCTTGGCCCAGCAGCACCCTGACACGAAGGGGGgatgcagttctgtggagttggATCTGGTCAAGCTGGCGGACTCTAtgggctgggagctgggcccTGTGCGGCGAGCTCTCCTCCAGCTGCAGTGGGAACCAGAGCCCAAGACAG GTGTGCCCCGGGGCACTGGGGTGCTGGTGGAGTTCAGAGAGATGGCCTTCCACCTGTACAGCCCGGGGGACCTGACGGCCCAGGAGAGGGACCAGATCTGCGACTTCCTACACAGCCGTGTGCAGGCCCGAGAACAAGAGGCCCTGGCCCACCTGCACCACACCTTCCGGGCTTTTCACAG CATGGCCTTCCCCAGCTGTGGGCCATGCCTGGAACAGCCCGACTGGGAGCGCAGCAGCAGGCTCAAGGCCTTGCTCAGTCACTACTTTGAAGAGTCAGAACAGCCAGGGGgcctggagacagaggatgaCCCCGAGCTGGGACAGGACAGG CTCCAGGACTGGGAAGATCAGATCCGCCGAGACATACGCCAGCTCCTGTCCTCCTGGCCAGAGCAGCGGTTCTCAGGCAGGGCTGTGGCCCGCATCTTCCACGGCATCG GGAGCCCCTGCTATCCGGCCCAGGTGTTTGGGCGGGACCGGCGCTTCTGGAGGAAGTACCTGCACCTGAGCTTCCCTGCCCTCATGCACCTGGCCACGCAGGAGCTCCTGCTGTGGGGCCGCTGA